The Novosphingobium sp. Gsoil 351 genome contains the following window.
ATCGCGGATGCTCCGGTCGATCGCGCGCGGCAGATGCGCCGTACCGCCACCGGGTTGCTCGTGGCCATGGCCGGTCTGTTCTTCGTCGCGCGCACATTCCGCGATGTGCATCCGGTGTGGGGCTATGTCCTGGCCTTCGCCGAGGCGGGGATGATCGGCGGGATGGCAGACTGGTTCGCCGTGACCGCGCTGTTCCGCCACCCGCTGGGCATTCCGATCCCGCACACCGCGATCATCCCGGTCAACAAGGACCGCATCGCCGATACGATGGCCGGGTTCCTCCAGGACAACTTCCTCACGGTGCCGGTGATCTCGCGCCGCATCCAGGCGATGAACGTCGCCCAGGCGCTCGGCGATTTCCTCTCCGATCCCCGCGAGGCCGAGGGTATGCAAGGCACCCGCCTGCGCGCAGGGGTAGCCAACCTGATCGGCGACGTGCTCGAATCGCTCGATCCTGAAAAGCTCGGCGGACTGGCCAAGGGCGCGCTACGCAGCCAGCTCGAGAAACTCGACGTCGCCCCGCTGCTGGGCCAGCTGCTCGGCGCGGCGATTGCCGACAAGCGCCACATGCCGCTGTTCGAGGACTTCGTGCGCTGGAGTGGCGGCGTGCTCGAGGACAACGAGCCGATGATTCGGACGATGATCCACGAGCGCGCGAATGCCATCGTGCGGTGGACCAAGCTCGACGAGACGCTCGCCAACGCGATCCTCGACGGGCTCTACAAGCTGCTCGCCGAGACCGTGGTGGTGCCCGATCACCCGGTCCGGCTGAAGGTCGAGCAGGGGCTCGAAGACCTCGCCCACAAGCTGGTCCACGACCCGGCGATGCAGGCCAAGGTCGCCAGCCTCAAGCGCGAAGTTCTGGCCAACCCGGCGTTCGCGCGCTGGCTCGACGGAATGTGGGAACGCGGCCGCGCGGCATTGCTGCGCGCCACCCGCGATCCGCACAGCGCGCTGTCAGGCCAGTTCGGCGAGAGCATCGCCGAGCTGGGAGGGGCGTTACAGCGCGATGTGCGCCTTCAGCACCTGGTCAACCGTTTCGCCCGACGGACGGTGGTCGGCACCGCGACGCGCTATGGCGACCAGATCGTCCGGCTGGTTTCGGAGACGGTGCGCCGCTGGGACGCCCGCACGGTGACCGGCCGGATCGAAGGCGCGGTCGGCCGAGATCTCCAGTTCATCCGAATCAACGGCACGCTGGTCGGCGGGCTGGTCGGGGTGCTGATCCATGCAATCGACACGGTGCTGTGAGCGTGCCTGTCCTAGTCACCGAAAGGCTCGAGCTGTGGCGCCCGCAGGCGAGCGACCGCGCGGGCCTGCGCGCGCTGATCGGCCCGGGAGAGGTGCGCCGCTTCCTCGGCGGGATGGAAGCGAACGACGCCGACGTATTTGCCAGGCTGCTGCGCAATGCAGGAAGCTGGGCGCTCTACGGTTACGGCACTTTCATGGTTCGCCATCGGGGGCGACCGGAGATCGTCGGCAACTGCGGGGTGTTTCACTCATGGCGCGGGTTCGGGCCGAGCCTCGACGACGTCGCCGAAGCGGGCTGGATCGTGGGCAAGAGCGCGTGGGGCAAGGGCTATGCCCAGGAAGCCATGGCCGCGGCACTCGACTGGTTCGAGCGTGAGCACGGCGCGCAGCCGACGCTGTGCATGATCGAGCAGGGACACCGCGCCTCGGAGGCGGTGGCGGCGAAGCTCGGGTATGTGGCTTGCGATCGGGTGGCAGAGAAGGACGAGCGGCCGTTGATCGTTTATCGGCGTCCCGCTGCGAACTCCGGAGCCAAACCGCTTGCCGAGTGGACGCGAGCCCAGCCAGCCTGAGTGATCACAGCTTCCCCGTCAGCTCCGGCACCAAATTGAACAGGTCGCCCACCAGCCCGATGTCCGCCACCTGAAAGATCGGGGCGTCTTCGTCCTTGTTGATCGCGATGATGGTCTTGGAGTCCTTCATCCCGGCAAGATGCTGGATCGCGCCCGAGATGCCGATCGCGATGTAGACCTGCGGGGCGACGATCTTGCCGGTCTGGCCAACCTGGTAATCGTTGGGGACGTAACCGGCATCGACCGCAGCACGGCTCGCGCCGACGCCCGCGCCGAGCTTGTCGGCGAGCGGAATGATCACCTGCTGGAACGTCTCGGCATCCTTGAGCGCGCGGCCGCCCGAGACGATGATTTTCGCCGACGTCAGTTCGGGGCGCTCGCTCTTGGCGATTTCCGAGCCGACAAAGCTCGACAGACCCGATTCGCCGGGACCGCTGACCGCCTCGACGCTGGCCGAGCCGCCGCTGGTTTCGGCCTTGGCGAACGCGGTGCCGCGCACGGTGATGACCAGCTTCGCGTCGCTCGATTCGACCGTGGCGATGGCGTTGCCGGCATAGATCGGACGGGTGAAGGTCTTGGGGCCTTCGACCGAGAGGATGTCGCTGATCTGCATCACGTCGAGCAGGGCAGCGATCCGCGGGGCGATGTTCTTGCCGGTCGTGGTGGCGGGTGCGAGGAACGCGTCGTAGTTGGCCATTAGGCCAGCAACCAAAGGCGCGACGTTCTCGGCCAGTTCGTTGGCATAGGCCGCATCGTCGGCCTTGAGCACCTTGCTCACCCCCGCGATCTGCGCGGCGGCCTGCGCCGCGCCCTCGCAGCCTGCACCCGCGACCAGCGCGGTGACGTCGCCCAGCTTGGCGGCCGCGGTGACGACCGCCAGGGTGGCGTCCTTGACGCTCGCGTTGTCATGCTCGACCCAGATCAGCGTGTTCACGAGACCACTCCCATTTCCTTGAGCTTGGCGACCAATTCATCGACCGAGCCGACCTTGATCCCCGCGCTGCGCACCGGCGGCTCGCTGACTTTCAGCGTCTTCAAACGCGGCGCGGTGTCCACGCCGTAATCGGCGGGCGTCTTCTGCGCCATCGGCTTGTTCTTGGCCTTCATGATGTTGGGCAACGACGCATAGCGCGGCTCGTTGAGGCGCAAGTCGGTGGTGACCACCGCCGGAGCGGTCAGCTTCACGGTCTCGAGCCCGCCGTCGATCTCGCGCTTGACCGTGATCGTCTCGCCCTCGACCGTCAGCTCGTTGGCAAAGGTGCCCTGCGGGCGCCCAAGTAGCGCCGCGACCATCTGGCCGACCTGGTTGCTGTCGTCGTCGATCGCCTGCTTGCCGGTGATGATGATCCCCGGCTGTTCCTCGTCGGCGATCGCCTTGACGATCTTGGCGACGGCGAGCGGCTCGACCTCGTCGTCGATCATCACCAGGATCGCGCGATCGGCGCCCATCGCCAGCGCGGTGCGCAGCGTTTCCTGCACCTTCTGCGGCCCGACCGAGACCGCGACGATTTCGGTGACCGCGCCCTTTTCCTTGAGCCGGATCGCTTCCTCGACCGCGATCTCGTCGAACGGGTTCATGCTCATCTTGACGTTGGCGAGATCGACGCCGGTGCCGTCGGACTTGACCCGCGGCTTCACGTTGTAATCGATCACCCGCTTGACGCAGACCAGGGCTTTCATGAGGCTTCCTTCTTGAAACGGGTGCGGCTCACGCCGCCTTCTTTACTTCGGCCACGATCTTGCGCGCGGCGTCGCCAAGGTCGTTGGCGGGAACGATCGCCAGCCCGGAACTGGCGAGGATCGCCTTGCCCTGCTCGACATTGGTGCCTTCGAGGCGGACCACCAGCGGCACTGAAAGGTTCACTTCCTTCGCCGCCGCAACGATGCCGTCGGCGATGATGTCGCATTTCATGATCCCGCCGAAGATGTTGACGAGGATGCCCTCGACCGCCGGGTCCGACAGGATGATCTTGAACGCCGCGGTGACCTTTTCCTTGCTCGCGCCGCCACCCACGTCGAGGAAATTGGCAGGAAACGCGCCGTTCAATTTGATGATGTCCATCGTCGCCATCGCCAGGCCTGCGCCGTTGACCATGCAGCCGATGTTGCCGTCGAGCTTGATGTAGGCGAGATCGGACTTGCTGGCCTCGACCTCGGCGGGGTCCTCCTCGGTCTCGTCGCGCAACGCCTCGATGTCCGGGTGGCGGTACATCGCGTTCGAATCGAAGCTCATCTTCGCATCGAGGACGAGGAGCTTGCCATCGACGGTTTCGACCAGCGGATTGATCTCGAGCATCGAGCAGTCGGTCGCGAGAAACGCGTCGTAGAGCTGCCGCGCCAGCTTTTGTGCGGCCTTGTTGGTCTCGCCGGTCAACTTTAGCGCATAAGCGACCTCGCGGCCGTGGTGCGGCTGGAAGCCTTGCGCGGGGTCGATGGTCAGCGTGGTGATCTTCTCGGGGGTGTCGTGCGCAACGTCCTCGATGCTCATCCCACCCTCGGTCGACACGACCATCGCCACCCGTCCACTGGCGCGATCGACCAGCAGCGCGAGATAGTATTCCTTGGCGATATCCACTCCGTCGGTGACATAGAGCCGGTTGACCTGCTTGCCGCTCTCGCCGGTCTGGATCGTCACCAGCGTGTTGCCGAGCATTTCGCGCGCGTTGGCCTCGACCTCTTCAAGCGACTTCGCCAGCCGGACCCCGCCCTTGGCCTCGGCGGGCAGTTCCTTGTATTTGCCCTTGCCGCGCCCGCCTGCGTGGATCTGCGCCTTGACCACCCATAGCGGGCCGGGAAGCTTCTTTGCGGCGGCGACCGCCTCTTCCACGTTCAGCGCCGGATAGCCCGCGGGCACCGCGATGCCGGCTTTGGCGAGCAATTCCTTGGCCTGGTATTCATGAATGTTCATGCAAGCGTCCCGATTGCCGGAAGTTATGAGAATCCCGCGCGGTGCGGGCGCGAGGGCGCCTAAGCACAGGGGGCGGCGTTTGAAAAGGGGGGGCGTTAACCGCGCGATTAATCCAATACCTGCGGCTTGCGAGCCGCAACGAAAAGGCACAAGCGACAACGGCCGTGATCGATCGTGCCCGCCTCGAACAGATCGTCCGCCAAGCCGGCGCGACCGCGCTCGCGACTTGGCCGGGGCACGGCCACGCGCTGGAGGTCTGGGACAAATCACCCAACAACCCGGTCTGCGCCGCGGACATCGCTGTCGATGCGTTCCTCAAGCGCGAACTGGGTGCGCTGCTCCCATCGGCCGGTTGGCTTTCCGAGGAAACCGTCGATCATCCCGAGCGGCTCGAACGCGGACTGTGCTGGTTGGTCGATCCGATTGACGGCACCCGCGATTTCATCGGCGGGCGGCCTGGCTGGGCGGTATCCGTGGCGCTGGTCAGCGAGGGACGACCGCTGTTCGGGATGCTTGCGGCGCCCGCCCGGTTGATCGAGGGTGAGCCCGAATTCTGGAGCGCCGAGGCGGGGCAAGGCGCGTGGCGCAACGGGGTGGCGCTTACCGCAAGCCGACGCCTCGCGCTTGCCGGATCGCGCGTTCCCGCCGATGCCCTGCCGGGTCCCGACGCCGATCTAGTTACCGTCTACAAGCCCAACTCCATCGCGCTGCGGATCGCGATGGTGGCCGCCAACGAGGCTGACTTGCTCGCCACCTTGCGTTGGGGGTTTGAATGGGACGTCGCCGCGGCCACGCTGATTGCGCGCGAAGCAGGTGCCGCGGTCAGCGACGCGTTCGGCCAGCCGCTCGCCTACAACAAACGCGATCCGCGCGCCTTCGGCGTGCTGGTCACCGCGCCCGCGATCCATGAGGCGGCGGTTGAGCGACTGGCGGAGCGGGCGGAAAAGCTGGGGCGCTGATCTTCGGTGAAACCGCCAACACCGCCCTTCCCCTGCGAAGTCGAGCGATGCCGCGCACCGTCCGACCCGCGCGGCCGAAGTCTCGGATCCGCGCCGCTGACCAGTGGGGGACCGAGGTCTACGCGAACTCCTCGGTGTCTATCGTGCGCTGCATCGCTTCGGCGTAGCGTCCGCCCGCGACGGTTTCGCGGTTGATCAGCGAATCAAGCTCGGCGCTGACCGCGGCGGGCAGTTCCCAATCCCACCGGGCGATGTTTTCTTCCAGGTGCGCGATGTTTGCGGTGCCGGGGATCGTCACCACATGGTCGCCGCGCGAGAGCACCCAAGCGAGCGAGAGCTGCGCCGGGGTCACGCCCTCGCGCGCGGCGATCGCCTCGAAGCGGTCGAGCAGCTCACGATTGGCCGCCCAGTTCTCCCCGCCAAAGCGCGGCATGGAACGGCGGATGTCTTTTGCGCCAAGCGCGCCCGCATCGCGCACCCCGCCTGCCAGCGCCCCGCGGCCGACAGGCGAGAACGCCACGAACGTCGTCCCCAATTCACGGCAGACGTCGAGCACCGCGATTTCCGGGTTTCGGGTCATCAGCGAGTATTCGGTCTGCATCGCCGCGATCGGATGCACCGCGTCGGCCTTGCGCAGCGTCTCCGCAGACATCTCCGACAGTCCGATCGAGCCGATCTTGCCGGAGGCGACCAAGTCCGCCAGCGCCCCGATCGACTCCTCGATCGGCACGGTGAAATCGCGGCGGTGGAGATAGTAAAGGTCGATCCGTTCGGTGTTGAGCAGACGCAGCGATTCGTCGAGCGCGGCGCGGATCGTTTCGGGGCGGCAATCGATCCGGCGCTTGTCGCCATCGACGATGATCCCGGTCTTGGACGCGAGGAAAAACTCGTTGCGCCTGGCCGCAAGCGTCTTGCCGATCAGAGTCTCGTTATGGCCGAGGCCATAGATGCGCGCGGTATCGAGGTTGTTGTACCCAAGGTCGAGCGCGCGTTCGAGAAGCTTGGCGCCGTCCTCGTCCGACGGCGGGGTGCCGTAAGCCCAGCTCAGCGACATGCAGCCAAGCCCGATGGGGTTCACGGCGCGACCGGCGATCGTGCGGGAGGTTATCGGCATGGGCGACCTTTCCTGCGAAAGGCCGCCCGATGCCAGCGCCCATAATTTAGTGCAAGACCGGACGGGCAAACCCGGTCGCGACGTGGCCTACTGCCCGCCGCGCGCCGCGGCGACGTCTTCCTGAGTGATCGGCACGATCTTGATCTCGACCCTGCGATTGCGCGCGCGGCCATCGACCGTATCGTTCGAGGCGATCGGCTGGGTTTCGCCAAAGCCCTGCCAGCGCACCCGCGAAGCCGAGACGCCGCGGCTGGTCAGATAGTCGCTGACCGCCTTGGCGCGGCGTTCGGACAACGCCTGGTTGTACTGGTCCGACCCGGTCGAATCGGTATGTCCGTAGACGTCTATCAGGCTGTTGGGATAGTCGCGCAGCGATTGTGCGATCTGGTCGAGCGTGGTGCGGAAGTTGGGCGAAATCGCCGAGCTGTCGGTGGCGAAGGTCACCCCGTCGGGCAAGTTGACCAGGATCGCCTGGCCATTGTCGGTCGTCGACACGTCGATCCCCGAACCCGCAGTCTGTTCCTTGAGTTCCTTGATCTGCTTGTCCATCTGATAGCCGACGACCGCGCCGCCGACGCCGCCCAGCCCCGCGCCGACGATGCGCCCGGTCTTGCCGCCGATCACCCCGCCCAGCAGACCTCCGAGGACGGCCCCGCCAACCCCGCCGATCGCGGTGCGCGAGACCTTGCGCTCGCCGGTGTTGGGATCGGTGACGCAGGCCGAAAGGCTGACGAGCGAGACGGCGGCGAGGCTTGCGCCAAGAAGACGGGTGGAGAGCATGGGTTCTTCCTTGTTCGTGGTTCGTGCGGTGCGACCCAGACGGTATAACATAGGCGAAGATGAAGTCGGTTTAGTCAGCAAAACTGGCCTTAACCTGAATAGTTCCCCAAATCTTCGACCTCCATGGCCTTCGCACGGTCGCGCACATCTGCTAGCGCACCCTGGTGACGCCATTTCCCTGGTCCGATGTCCTGATCATCGCAGGGCTGATCCTGCTCAACGGCCTGTTTTCCATGTCGGAACTGGCGATTGTCTCTGCGCGCACCGCGCGCCTAAAGATCGCGGCGGAGGAGGGCAGCAGCGGCGCCGCCACGGCGCTGCGCTTGGCTGCCGATCCAGGCAAGTTCCTTTCCAGCGTCCAGATCGGGATCACCCTGGTGGGGATCATCGCAGGCGCGTTTTCTGGCTCGCGACTGGGAGGGCCGGTCGGCCAGCGCCTGGAATTGGCCGGGCTGTCGCACCGCTATGCGGAACAGGCCGGGTTCGCGCTGGTCATCGTGCTGACCACCTACTTCAGCCTGGTCGTAGGCGAACTGGTGCCCAAGCAACTCGCGTTGCGCGCCGCCGAGCCGATCGCCAAAGTCGCCGCGCGACCGATGGTGATCGTGGCGATGGTGACCGCGCCGTTCGTGTGGCTGCTCGATCGTTCGTCGAGCACGATCATGCGCCTGTTCGGCTTCGCCAAGGGCGGGGAGAACCTGCTCACCGCCGAGGAACTCCAGATGATCTTCGCCGAGGCCACCCGCCACGGGGTGATCGAGGAAGGCGAGCGCGCGATCATGAGCGGAATTATGCGTCTCGCCGACCGCCCAGTGCGCGAGGTGATGACCCCGCGCACCGAAGTCGATTTCATCGAGCGCCGCGCGACCGAAGCCGAGATTCGCGCGGCGATGATCGCCAGCCCGCACTCGCTGATACCGATCGCCGACGGATCGATCGACACGATCGTCGGGGTGGCCAAGGTCAAGGACATCCAGGCGGTGCTGTTGCGCGGGCGCAAGGTCCAGCTGACGCGGCTGATGAGAAAGCCCGCGATCGTCCCCGACCAGCTCGACGCGATGGACGCGCTGGGAGTGCTCCAGACCGCCGACGTGGCGATGGCGCTGGTTCACGACGAGTACGGCCACCTCGAAGGCGTGGTGACCCCGGCGGATCTGCTTTCGGCCATCGCCGGCAATTTCGTCAGCCACCAGGACGAGGGCGATGAGCCGATGTGGATCGAGCGCGAAGACGGCTCGCTGCTGGTCTCGGGCGCGTTGCCCGCCGACGTGATGGGCGATCGCCTCGGCCTCGATTTGCCCCACGACCGCGATTATGCGACCGCGGCGGGCTACGTCCTGTCGGTGATGAAACGCCTGCCTCAGGAAGGCGAGCGCTTCGACGAGCAGGGCTGGCGGTTCGAGGTCGTCGACATGGACGGGCGCAAGATCGACAAGCTGCTGGTGTGCCGGTTGCGCAAGGCGCGCGAGGAAGATGCCCCGGAATAGCCGTCCCGGCCTTCGCTCGTATCGAGCAGGGAGCGCAGCGGCCGACCGTCTAGACGCCGCGCGCTAGGGCGAGGTTCGGGGCGTTGTCTCGATTGCGCTCGACATGAGCGGGCTTGGAATGGCGGCGGCGATTAACCCTGCGCGGGAATCGCCGCCTGCGCCTCGCGGCCGTCGCCTTCGGGGGCGGCGAGGATGTCGCGGGTGACGCTACCCTTCGCGACAGTATTGGTCTGCGGATCGCCGACGGTGCTGCGGATGCCGGCAGCCGAAGCCCCGGCGCGACCCAGCGCGTCCTTTTCCACCTGGCTGCGCGGCGCGGGTCCGCCGAACAGCGCGTCGAGTGCCTGGCTGCTGGCGTCGTTGTCCTGAGGACGCGGGGCACCGGGGTTGGGCGGAGTCAGAGCGAAATCGGGCGGGACCACCAGCGGCGCCTGGCGTGAGACCGCGAATTCGTCGGGCCGCTCGCGGTTGAGGAACCCGGTCGAGCCGCAACCTGCCAGCGCTGCCGAAAGGACGAGAAGGGTGGGGAGAGTGCGCATCAGTGAAGAGTCTCCGGAGCCGGCGCGTCGCCGGCTGAATTTGGGGCAGGTTTGGCGGGCTTGTCGCGCAAAAGCAGCGAGCGGGCAAGTAGCAGCACGACCCCGCAGGTGATCGCCGCATCGGCGACGTTGAACACCATGAACGGGCGAAACGCGCCGAAGTGGAGGTCGAGGAAGTCGACCACGTAACCGAACCGCGCGCGATCGACGATGTTGCCGAGCGCGCCGCCAAGGACGAGGCCGAGCGCGACGATGTCCCAGCGGTTCTTCTCGCGGCTGATCCACACCGCCACCCCGACGGCGATCGCCGCGGTGACCGCGACCAGCGCCCAGCGCTGCGCGTCGCTGTCGGCGGTCAGCATCCCCAGGCTGACGCCGTGGTTTTCGACATAAGTGAAGTTGAAGATCGGCAAGAGGACCACCTGCCCCACCTCGCGCAGCGCGAGCGGCGCGAGCATGAGCCACTTGACCAGCTGGTCGAGCGCAAACACGCCGAGCGCGAGTGCGTAGCCGGAAGCGCGGTGGGTCATGCCGCCGCGTCCATGCCCGCCACCACCTGATCGCACCGTGAACACAACGCGCCGTCCTCGGTCACCTCGGGCAGGTGCCGCCAGCAGCGGCCGCATTTGCGGCGCTCGGTCTTGCGGACTGACGTCGGGCCTTGGTGCACCGCTGACACGATTAAGACCTCGGCGAGGTCGAGGTCTCCCGGATCGCCCGGATATGTGTACTCAACCTCGAGGCTCGAACCGATCACCTTTTGACGCCTCAGAGGTTCGATAACTTCGTTGGCCAACATTCGTTGGCTCCGAATCGCGTTCCAGTTCTCAATCAACTCGTCATCCCGGCGAAGGGTTTGGGCGGTCGGCAGCACGGGCCATTCCAGCAAATGCACCGACCCTTCGCCCGGAAACCGCGTGCCCCAAACCTCCTCGGTGGTGTAGACCAGCACTGGCGCGGCGTAGCGCACCAGCGCGTGGAACAGCGTATCGAGCACGGTGCGGCAGGCCATGCGCTTGGGATCGTCGGCCGCGTCGCAGTAGAGCGAATCCTTACGGATATCGAAGTAGAACGCCGACAGATCCTCGTTGCAGAAATCGACCAGAGCGCGAGTGTAGGTGTTGAAGTCGAAGTCCTCGACCGCCTGCTTCAGCGTCGCATCAAGTTTTGCAAGCAGCGCCAGCAAATAGCACTCCAGCTCGGGCATCGCCGCCACCTCGACCCGCTCGGCGTCAGAGAATCCCTCCAGCGCACCCAGCAGATAGCGGAAGGTGTTGCGCAGCTTGCGGTATTGGTCGGCGACGCCCTTGAGGATTTCGTCGCCGATGCGGTGGTCTTCGGTGAAGTCGACCGACAGCGCCCACAGCCGGATAATGTCGGCGCCGTAAGTCTCCATCACCTTGAGCGGATCGATGGTGTTGCCCACCGACTTCGACATCTTCAGCCCCTTGGCGTCCATCGTGAAGCCGTGGGTGAGGATCGCCTTGTACGGTGCGCGGCCGCGCGTGGCGCAGGATTCAAGCAGCGAGGACTGGAACCAGCCGCGGTGCTGGTCCGACCCTTCGAGGTAGAGATCGGCGGGCGGGCCGACGTATCCTTCGGGCCGCATCATCTCGGGCCAGCGCCCGCTTTCCATCACGAAGGCGTGGGTGCAGCCCGAATCGAACCACACGTCGAGGATGTCGGTGACTTGCTCGTAATCGTCGGCGGCATAGTCGTTGCCGAGATATTCCTGCGCGCGCGTAGCGGTCCAGGCGTCGACTCCGCCCTCGCGCAACGCGGCGACGATGCGTCCGTTGACCGCGGGGTCGGTGAGGTATCGGTTGGTGCCCTTCTTCACGAACAGCGTGATGGGCACCCCCACGCGCGCTGGCGGCTGAGCACCCAGTCTGGCCGCCCCTCGACCATGCTGCCGATGCGGTTGCGCCCCTTTTCGGGCACGAAGCGCGTGGCGGCGATGGCGGCGAGCGCGGTTTCGCGCAGCGTCTCGCCCTCGCCCTGCGCGGCGCGTATTTCCGCCTCGTCGGCGCAACGCGGCACCTGGCGGTCGATCGGTCGATCCATCGGCACGAACCATTGCGGGGTGCAGCGGTAGATGACCTTGGCCTTGCTCCGCCACGAGTGCGGATACGAATGCTTGTAATCCGCACTGGCCGCGAGCAGCCCGCCGCTCTCCCGCAAGTCCGTGCAGATCGGTCCTTCGGGGGCGTTGAACTTGGGGTTGATGACGCTGGCGCTACGTGGATCTGGGCCGGGGAGCCAGCCCCAGTCGGCGCGGTACTTGCCGTCAGCTTCGACCGCAAACACCGGCTCGATCCCGTGCGCCTTGCACAGTGCGAAGTCGTCCTCGCCGTGGTCGGGCGCCATGTGGACGAGCCCGGTGCCGCTGTCGGTGGTGACGAAATCGCCGGACAAGAACGGGCGCGGCTTGGCGAAGAACCCGCCGAGGTGGTGCATCGGGTGACGGGCGATGGTCCCGGTGAGGTCCGAGCCTTTCAGCTTGATCCCTTCCAGTAAGCCAAGCCTTGGTCTTGCTCCGTCGGGCATTGGCGGCATCAACGCATCAACTCGGCGACGCACCTCGCCTTCAAGTTCCTTAGCGATCAGGAGCTTGCGGCCGGACCAGTCGTTCAGCGGGTGGGTATCTTGGGCTGCCTCAAGATTAGCGTCGCCCACACCGCTAGCGCCCATTGCAACCGTGTAGATTCCGTACTCAACCTCCGGCCCATAAGCCAAAGCCTGGTTGACCGGGATCGTCCACGGCGTGGTCGTCCAGATCACCGCGTGC
Protein-coding sequences here:
- a CDS encoding DUF445 domain-containing protein gives rise to the protein MRRTATGLLVAMAGLFFVARTFRDVHPVWGYVLAFAEAGMIGGMADWFAVTALFRHPLGIPIPHTAIIPVNKDRIADTMAGFLQDNFLTVPVISRRIQAMNVAQALGDFLSDPREAEGMQGTRLRAGVANLIGDVLESLDPEKLGGLAKGALRSQLEKLDVAPLLGQLLGAAIADKRHMPLFEDFVRWSGGVLEDNEPMIRTMIHERANAIVRWTKLDETLANAILDGLYKLLAETVVVPDHPVRLKVEQGLEDLAHKLVHDPAMQAKVASLKREVLANPAFARWLDGMWERGRAALLRATRDPHSALSGQFGESIAELGGALQRDVRLQHLVNRFARRTVVGTATRYGDQIVRLVSETVRRWDARTVTGRIEGAVGRDLQFIRINGTLVGGLVGVLIHAIDTVL
- a CDS encoding GNAT family N-acetyltransferase, with product MPVLVTERLELWRPQASDRAGLRALIGPGEVRRFLGGMEANDADVFARLLRNAGSWALYGYGTFMVRHRGRPEIVGNCGVFHSWRGFGPSLDDVAEAGWIVGKSAWGKGYAQEAMAAALDWFEREHGAQPTLCMIEQGHRASEAVAAKLGYVACDRVAEKDERPLIVYRRPAANSGAKPLAEWTRAQPA
- a CDS encoding electron transfer flavoprotein subunit alpha/FixB family protein → MNTLIWVEHDNASVKDATLAVVTAAAKLGDVTALVAGAGCEGAAQAAAQIAGVSKVLKADDAAYANELAENVAPLVAGLMANYDAFLAPATTTGKNIAPRIAALLDVMQISDILSVEGPKTFTRPIYAGNAIATVESSDAKLVITVRGTAFAKAETSGGSASVEAVSGPGESGLSSFVGSEIAKSERPELTSAKIIVSGGRALKDAETFQQVIIPLADKLGAGVGASRAAVDAGYVPNDYQVGQTGKIVAPQVYIAIGISGAIQHLAGMKDSKTIIAINKDEDAPIFQVADIGLVGDLFNLVPELTGKL
- a CDS encoding electron transfer flavoprotein subunit beta/FixA family protein, with translation MKALVCVKRVIDYNVKPRVKSDGTGVDLANVKMSMNPFDEIAVEEAIRLKEKGAVTEIVAVSVGPQKVQETLRTALAMGADRAILVMIDDEVEPLAVAKIVKAIADEEQPGIIITGKQAIDDDSNQVGQMVAALLGRPQGTFANELTVEGETITVKREIDGGLETVKLTAPAVVTTDLRLNEPRYASLPNIMKAKNKPMAQKTPADYGVDTAPRLKTLKVSEPPVRSAGIKVGSVDELVAKLKEMGVVS
- the sucC gene encoding ADP-forming succinate--CoA ligase subunit beta: MNIHEYQAKELLAKAGIAVPAGYPALNVEEAVAAAKKLPGPLWVVKAQIHAGGRGKGKYKELPAEAKGGVRLAKSLEEVEANAREMLGNTLVTIQTGESGKQVNRLYVTDGVDIAKEYYLALLVDRASGRVAMVVSTEGGMSIEDVAHDTPEKITTLTIDPAQGFQPHHGREVAYALKLTGETNKAAQKLARQLYDAFLATDCSMLEINPLVETVDGKLLVLDAKMSFDSNAMYRHPDIEALRDETEEDPAEVEASKSDLAYIKLDGNIGCMVNGAGLAMATMDIIKLNGAFPANFLDVGGGASKEKVTAAFKIILSDPAVEGILVNIFGGIMKCDIIADGIVAAAKEVNLSVPLVVRLEGTNVEQGKAILASSGLAIVPANDLGDAARKIVAEVKKAA
- a CDS encoding 3'(2'),5'-bisphosphate nucleotidase CysQ, whose product is MIDRARLEQIVRQAGATALATWPGHGHALEVWDKSPNNPVCAADIAVDAFLKRELGALLPSAGWLSEETVDHPERLERGLCWLVDPIDGTRDFIGGRPGWAVSVALVSEGRPLFGMLAAPARLIEGEPEFWSAEAGQGAWRNGVALTASRRLALAGSRVPADALPGPDADLVTVYKPNSIALRIAMVAANEADLLATLRWGFEWDVAAATLIAREAGAAVSDAFGQPLAYNKRDPRAFGVLVTAPAIHEAAVERLAERAEKLGR
- a CDS encoding aldo/keto reductase, translated to MPITSRTIAGRAVNPIGLGCMSLSWAYGTPPSDEDGAKLLERALDLGYNNLDTARIYGLGHNETLIGKTLAARRNEFFLASKTGIIVDGDKRRIDCRPETIRAALDESLRLLNTERIDLYYLHRRDFTVPIEESIGALADLVASGKIGSIGLSEMSAETLRKADAVHPIAAMQTEYSLMTRNPEIAVLDVCRELGTTFVAFSPVGRGALAGGVRDAGALGAKDIRRSMPRFGGENWAANRELLDRFEAIAAREGVTPAQLSLAWVLSRGDHVVTIPGTANIAHLEENIARWDWELPAAVSAELDSLINRETVAGGRYAEAMQRTIDTEEFA
- a CDS encoding OmpA family protein, with translation MLSTRLLGASLAAVSLVSLSACVTDPNTGERKVSRTAIGGVGGAVLGGLLGGVIGGKTGRIVGAGLGGVGGAVVGYQMDKQIKELKEQTAGSGIDVSTTDNGQAILVNLPDGVTFATDSSAISPNFRTTLDQIAQSLRDYPNSLIDVYGHTDSTGSDQYNQALSERRAKAVSDYLTSRGVSASRVRWQGFGETQPIASNDTVDGRARNRRVEIKIVPITQEDVAAARGGQ
- a CDS encoding hemolysin family protein yields the protein MTPFPWSDVLIIAGLILLNGLFSMSELAIVSARTARLKIAAEEGSSGAATALRLAADPGKFLSSVQIGITLVGIIAGAFSGSRLGGPVGQRLELAGLSHRYAEQAGFALVIVLTTYFSLVVGELVPKQLALRAAEPIAKVAARPMVIVAMVTAPFVWLLDRSSSTIMRLFGFAKGGENLLTAEELQMIFAEATRHGVIEEGERAIMSGIMRLADRPVREVMTPRTEVDFIERRATEAEIRAAMIASPHSLIPIADGSIDTIVGVAKVKDIQAVLLRGRKVQLTRLMRKPAIVPDQLDAMDALGVLQTADVAMALVHDEYGHLEGVVTPADLLSAIAGNFVSHQDEGDEPMWIEREDGSLLVSGALPADVMGDRLGLDLPHDRDYATAAGYVLSVMKRLPQEGERFDEQGWRFEVVDMDGRKIDKLLVCRLRKAREEDAPE
- a CDS encoding DUF3035 domain-containing protein — protein: MRTLPTLLVLSAALAGCGSTGFLNRERPDEFAVSRQAPLVVPPDFALTPPNPGAPRPQDNDASSQALDALFGGPAPRSQVEKDALGRAGASAAGIRSTVGDPQTNTVAKGSVTRDILAAPEGDGREAQAAIPAQG